A single genomic interval of Nomascus leucogenys isolate Asia chromosome 3, Asia_NLE_v1, whole genome shotgun sequence harbors:
- the FHL5 gene encoding four and a half LIM domains protein 5 encodes MTTAHFYCQYCTASLLGKKYVLKDDSPYCVTCYNRVFSNYCEECKKPIESDSKDLCYKDRHWHEGCFKCTKCNHSLVEKPFAAKDERLLCTECYSNECSSKCFHCKRTIMPGSRKMEFKGNYWHETCFVCKNCQQPIGTKPLISKESGNYCVPCFEKEFAHYCNFCKKVITSGGITFCDQLWHKECFLCSGCRKDLCEEQFMSRDDYPFCVDCYNHLYANKCVACSKPISGLTGAKFICFQDSQWHSECFNCGKCSVSLVGKGFLTQNKEIFCQKCGSGMDTDI; translated from the exons ATGACAACTGCTCACTTTTACTGTCAATACTGCACAGCATCACTTCTTGGGAAGAAATATGTACTAAAGGATGACAGTCCGTACTGTGTTACATGTTACAATCGTGTATTTTCTAACTATTGTGAGGAATGCAAAAAACCAATTGAATCCGATTCTAAG GATCTTTGTTACAAAGACCGGCACTGGCATGAAGGATGCTTCAAGTGCACCAAATGCAATCACTCTTTGGTGGAAAAGCCTTTTGCTGCCAAGGATGAGCGCCTGCTGTGCACGGAGTGCTATTCTAACGAGTGCTCCTCCAAGTGCTTCCACTGCAAGAGGACCATCATGCCTG GTTCCCGCAAAATGGAATTTAAGGGAAACTACTGGCATGAAACCTGTTTTGTGTGTAAGAATTGCCAACAACCTATAGGGACAAAGCCTTTGATCTCCAAAGAGAGTGGCAATTATTGTGTGCcatgttttgagaaggagtttgcTCACTACTGCAACTTTTGTAAGAAG GTGATAACTTCAGGTGGGATAACATTTTGTGACCAGCTGTGGCATAAAGAGTGTTTTCTGTGTAGTGGCTGTAGGAAGGATCTCTGTGAAGAACAATTCATGTCCAGAGACGACTATCCATTCTGTGTGGACTGCTACAACCATCTTTATGCCAACAAGTGTGTAGCCTGTTCCAAACCCATTAGTG GTCTCACAGGTGCCAAGTTTATCTGCTTTCAAGACAGCCAGTGGCATAGCGAATGCTTTAACTGCGGGAAGTGCTCTGTCTCCTTGGTGGGTAAAGGCTTCCTGACCCAGAACAAGGAAATCTTCTGCCAAAAATGTGGCTCCGGAATGGACACTGACATCTAG